One window from the genome of Hydractinia symbiolongicarpus strain clone_291-10 chromosome 1, HSymV2.1, whole genome shotgun sequence encodes:
- the LOC130646136 gene encoding E3 ubiquitin-protein ligase TRIM56-like, producing the protein MALAEASLDQLSSLLECTICLDTYHHPKHLKCGHTYCQHCLDDLATFKEDGSAEIPCPFKCSTKTRLGPHETVSTLNTAYVVNNIVNTLSNVKESNPKCQQSKKCKRIVSCSCATCGAKICEKCQNIHSCINKSFINVTFNDKLQPLCKEHNSPGRYVCIDCHNKFTCVYCKNRSHKNHEMKSIAEFGEEARKWFQCFIGSFEETKLVLEKLTKEYHESLKSFKCSREAFVLELKIRKLKRIEDYLKKLNTEEENLLLSFDQKMKEFESKIFSSGLTNNTRMQEFSKYMEEFNSKCDFELVAEKLEIKRKLCIYLPYQELSPVIICILNTIMNKMA; encoded by the exons ATGGCTTTGGCTGAAGCATCACTAGACCAACTTTCCTCGTTATTGGAATGCACTATTTGCTTAGACACATATCATCATCCAAAGCATCTTAAATGTGGGCATACGTATTGCCAACATTGTTTAGATGACCTTGCTACTTTTAAAGAAGACGGAAGTGCTGAAATACCGTGTCCATTTAAATGCTCCACAAAAACAAGACTTGGTCCACACGAGACAGTATCAACGTTAAATACTGCTTATGTGGTGAATAACATTGTGAATACGCT gtCCAATGTTAAAGAAAGTAATCCAAAATGTCAGCAAAGCAAGAAATGTAAGCGAATTGTCAGCTGCTCTTGTGCAACGTGCGGTGCAAAGATTTgtgaaaaatgtcaaaacatACATTCTTGCATCAACAAATCATTTATCAATGTCACCTTTAATGATAAATTACAACCACTGTGTAAGGAACATAATTCCCCTGGAAGATATGTCTGTATTGACTGTCACAATAAGTTTACATGCGTATATTGTAAAAACAGAAGCCATAAGAATCACGAAATGAAATCGATTGCTGAGTTTGGTGAGGAAGCAAGAAAGTGGTTTCAGTGTTTCATAGGATCGTTTGAGGAAACAAAATTGGTATTggaaaaattaacaaaagaatATCATGAGTCgttaaaaagtttcaaatgTAGCAGAGAAGCATTTGTTCTTGAATTAAAAATCAGGAAGTTAAAAAGAATAGAAGATTATCTGAAAAAACTAAACACGGAAGAAGAAAATCTGCTGCTAAGTTTTGATCAAAAGATGAAAGAATttgaatcaaaaatattttcaagtggACTCACCAACAATACTAGAATGCAGGAATTTTCGAAGTACATGGAAGAATTCAATTCAAAATGCGACTTTGAATTAGTCGCCGAGAAGTtggaaattaaaagaaaactttGCATCTATCTTCCTTACCAAGAGTTATCCCCAGTTATAATATGCATCTTAAACACTATAATGAACAAGATGGCTTGA